In Afipia sp. GAS231, a single window of DNA contains:
- a CDS encoding low temperature requirement protein A translates to MADNPRGAMWRPIMPNQHSRVTYAELFFDLVFVYAVTQISHTLLADFTPLGAVHVTLLFLAVWWVWVYTSWITNWLDPEKAPVRLLLFALTLGGLVLSTSIPSAFDGRGLWFAIAYAAMQVGKTVFLWIVTPSSRPPARLNAIRITIWLSVSAVFWIAGGMMEGHPRLTLWAIALAIEYVSPVVRFWIPRYGASSIADWVVEGGHMAERCAGFIIIALGESIVVTGATFADLTWTDENVVAFVSAFVGSLAMWWIYFHKGAEAGSEQISRSSEPGRLARLAYTYLHMPIVAGIIVTAVADELVLKHPAGYSDLKTVVSAIGGPLLFLSGTILFKHSFRGFLQLSHGVGIIALCVLAWFAGGLSPLMLSIITSAIMIVVAVWESISLRSKPEE, encoded by the coding sequence ATGGCGGACAATCCACGCGGCGCGATGTGGCGCCCGATCATGCCGAACCAGCACAGCCGCGTTACCTATGCCGAGCTGTTCTTCGACCTCGTCTTCGTCTACGCCGTCACGCAGATTTCACACACACTGCTGGCCGACTTCACGCCACTGGGCGCCGTGCACGTCACGCTGCTGTTTCTCGCGGTGTGGTGGGTGTGGGTCTACACCTCCTGGATCACCAACTGGCTCGATCCCGAAAAGGCGCCGGTTCGGCTGCTGCTGTTTGCGCTGACGCTCGGTGGGCTGGTGCTCTCGACCTCGATCCCTTCGGCGTTCGACGGGCGCGGCCTGTGGTTCGCCATCGCCTATGCCGCGATGCAGGTCGGCAAAACGGTATTCTTGTGGATCGTGACGCCGTCTTCGCGACCGCCGGCGCGCTTGAATGCGATCCGCATTACCATCTGGCTGTCGGTGTCGGCGGTGTTCTGGATCGCCGGCGGGATGATGGAAGGCCATCCACGGCTGACGCTGTGGGCGATTGCGCTCGCGATCGAATATGTCTCGCCGGTGGTGCGGTTCTGGATTCCCCGCTACGGAGCGTCCTCGATCGCGGATTGGGTCGTCGAGGGCGGCCACATGGCCGAGCGCTGCGCCGGCTTCATCATCATCGCGCTCGGCGAATCCATCGTCGTGACGGGGGCGACTTTTGCCGACCTGACCTGGACCGACGAAAATGTCGTGGCGTTCGTATCGGCCTTTGTCGGCAGTCTTGCGATGTGGTGGATCTATTTCCACAAGGGCGCCGAAGCCGGCTCCGAGCAGATTTCCAGATCGAGCGAGCCGGGCAGGCTGGCGCGGCTTGCTTATACCTACCTGCACATGCCGATCGTGGCCGGCATCATCGTCACGGCGGTGGCCGATGAACTGGTGCTGAAGCACCCGGCCGGTTATTCCGATCTCAAGACGGTCGTCAGCGCGATCGGAGGCCCGCTGCTGTTCCTGTCCGGAACGATCCTGTTCAAGCACAGCTTTCGCGGCTTTCTTCAACTCTCGCACGGGGTCGGCATCATCGCCCTGTGCGTGCTGGCATGGTTCGCAGGCGGGCTGTCGCCGCTGATGCTGTCGATCATCACATCGGCGATCATGATCGTGGTCGCGGTGTGGGAATCGATCTCGCTGCGATCCAAGCCGGAAGAATAA
- a CDS encoding BolA family protein, which yields MPMDAHDIESMIKAAIPDAEVTIRDLAGDGDHYAATVISESFRGKSRVQQHQIVYQSLKGQMGGVLHALALQTGVPGG from the coding sequence ATGCCGATGGACGCCCACGATATCGAATCGATGATCAAGGCAGCTATTCCCGATGCCGAGGTGACGATCCGCGATCTCGCAGGCGACGGCGACCATTACGCCGCGACCGTGATCTCGGAATCCTTCCGCGGCAAGTCGCGCGTTCAGCAACACCAGATCGTCTATCAGTCGCTCAAGGGACAGATGGGCGGCGTGTTGCATGCGCTGGCGCTGCAGACCGGAGTGCCGGGGGGCTAG
- a CDS encoding DUF427 domain-containing protein: MKLPGPDHPITITANPKRIRVTAGGMVVADTTHALTLKEASYPAVQYFPRADANMALLARTERTTHCPYKGDASYFSINANGKSLENSIWTYETPFPAMTEIAGYLAFYPDKVTIEEVA, from the coding sequence ATGAAACTGCCCGGTCCCGACCATCCGATCACGATTACGGCCAACCCGAAGCGCATCCGCGTCACCGCCGGCGGCATGGTGGTCGCCGATACCACCCATGCGCTGACCCTGAAGGAAGCGAGCTATCCGGCGGTGCAGTATTTCCCGCGCGCAGACGCCAATATGGCGCTGCTCGCCCGCACCGAGCGGACCACGCATTGCCCCTACAAGGGGGATGCCAGCTATTTCAGCATCAACGCCAACGGCAAGAGCCTCGAGAATTCGATCTGGACCTATGAGACGCCGTTTCCGGCCATGACGGAGATCGCCGGCTACCTGGCGTTCTACCCGGACAAGGTGACGATCGAGGAAGTGGCGTAG
- a CDS encoding acyltransferase encodes MSSITQAATTTDVHAVPKAKARNFSIDRARTFLTLVVLLHHAIIPYTYFGHTDPKSFFGFDMIVLATDSFFMAMFFFLSGLFVWPSITRKGPANHLKDRLLRLGLPFVICAFTIIPIAYYAISLRQNPEIGFAEFWWKTITVGPWPSGPVWFLWVLFGFDLVACLLFRLSPTMLEPINRLSLNGHERPGEFFVVMFAVTAALYVPGRIHFGAGSWFEFGPFSVQHGRVLLYASYFFFGAGIGVLNMNRGLLAADGKLAQRTWNWVLLALVPYCAMWVLIYIKREILGNPVRLPEWYESDYGFCFALFSVAILFVILAYFLRFKQSGWSMLDPMQADAYGMFLVHYPIVLWLQYWLFDYDLPAIVKALIAFVLTVVLSWGVTAALRRIPGAKRIL; translated from the coding sequence ATGTCATCGATTACCCAAGCCGCAACGACCACAGACGTTCACGCCGTGCCGAAAGCCAAAGCGCGCAACTTCTCGATCGATCGCGCCCGCACCTTCCTGACGCTCGTGGTCCTGCTTCACCACGCGATCATCCCCTATACCTATTTCGGCCACACCGATCCGAAGTCTTTCTTTGGCTTCGACATGATCGTGCTCGCTACCGACAGTTTCTTCATGGCGATGTTCTTTTTCCTCTCCGGGCTGTTTGTGTGGCCGAGCATTACCCGGAAGGGGCCAGCGAACCATTTGAAGGACCGACTGCTTCGGCTTGGCCTGCCGTTCGTGATCTGCGCGTTCACGATCATTCCGATCGCCTACTACGCCATCTCGCTGCGGCAGAATCCGGAGATCGGTTTCGCCGAGTTCTGGTGGAAGACGATTACGGTCGGCCCGTGGCCGAGCGGGCCGGTCTGGTTCCTCTGGGTCCTGTTCGGCTTCGACCTCGTTGCATGCCTGCTGTTTCGGCTGTCACCCACTATGCTCGAGCCGATCAACCGCCTGTCGCTGAACGGTCACGAGCGGCCCGGAGAATTCTTCGTCGTGATGTTTGCCGTCACGGCCGCGCTCTACGTTCCCGGGCGAATTCACTTTGGCGCCGGCAGCTGGTTCGAGTTCGGGCCGTTCTCGGTCCAGCATGGCCGCGTGCTGCTCTATGCCAGCTATTTCTTTTTCGGCGCCGGCATCGGCGTCCTGAATATGAATCGCGGGCTGTTGGCGGCAGACGGCAAGCTCGCTCAGCGTACCTGGAACTGGGTGTTGCTGGCGCTCGTTCCGTATTGCGCGATGTGGGTGCTGATCTACATCAAGCGCGAAATACTGGGAAATCCGGTGCGGCTGCCGGAATGGTACGAATCGGACTATGGATTCTGTTTCGCCCTCTTCAGCGTGGCCATCCTGTTTGTGATCCTGGCCTACTTCCTTAGATTCAAGCAATCCGGCTGGAGCATGCTCGATCCCATGCAGGCGGACGCCTACGGCATGTTCCTGGTCCACTATCCGATCGTGCTGTGGCTGCAATACTGGCTGTTCGATTACGATCTGCCCGCGATCGTAAAAGCGCTGATCGCGTTCGTGCTCACGGTGGTGCTGAGCTGGGGGGTGACGGCCGCGCTGCGGCGGATTCCCGGCGCGAAGCGGATACTCTAA
- a CDS encoding shikimate dehydrogenase, whose amino-acid sequence MTISGRTKLIAHLGYPTESFKAPMIYNPYFEKYGIDAVVVPMGCKPQDYAAFLKLVFRLSNMHGALVTMPHKVTTVPLLDETMTTAKVAGACNAIRLGPDGTLVGDMFDGEGFVRGILRKGRALAGARVLVVGSGGVGSAIVASMAKAGAAQLALFDACAATMNGLAERLRAYHPALKIEVGSKDPTGFDIVVNATPLGMKDGDPLPIDVEQIAPSTFVGEVVMTREITPFLAAARARGCEIQIGTDMLFEQIPANLEFFGFRTTTPDELRAVARISY is encoded by the coding sequence ATGACGATCAGCGGACGCACGAAGCTCATTGCCCATCTCGGCTATCCGACCGAGAGCTTCAAGGCCCCGATGATCTACAATCCCTATTTCGAAAAATACGGGATCGATGCCGTTGTCGTGCCGATGGGTTGCAAACCACAGGACTACGCCGCATTCCTGAAGCTCGTATTCAGGCTCTCCAATATGCATGGTGCGCTCGTCACCATGCCGCACAAGGTGACCACCGTGCCGCTGCTGGACGAGACGATGACCACCGCAAAGGTTGCGGGCGCGTGCAACGCAATCCGTCTTGGCCCGGACGGCACCCTTGTCGGCGACATGTTCGACGGCGAGGGTTTTGTTCGCGGCATTCTGCGGAAGGGCCGAGCGTTGGCCGGTGCACGCGTGCTCGTAGTCGGAAGCGGCGGCGTCGGTTCTGCGATCGTGGCGTCGATGGCCAAGGCCGGCGCGGCACAGCTTGCGCTGTTCGATGCCTGTGCTGCGACCATGAACGGTCTGGCGGAACGCTTGCGCGCCTACCATCCGGCACTGAAGATTGAAGTTGGCTCGAAAGATCCAACCGGATTCGACATTGTCGTCAATGCGACTCCGCTCGGCATGAAGGACGGCGACCCGTTGCCGATCGACGTCGAGCAAATTGCACCCTCAACGTTTGTCGGCGAAGTCGTGATGACGCGCGAAATCACGCCGTTTCTGGCGGCGGCAAGGGCGCGTGGCTGCGAAATTCAGATCGGCACGGACATGCTGTTCGAGCAGATACCGGCAAATCTCGAATTCTTCGGCTTCCGCACGACCACGCCGGACGAACTGCGGGCGGTCGCGCGGATCAGCTACTGA
- the purL gene encoding phosphoribosylformylglycinamidine synthase subunit PurL has product MNEPQITPELVASHGLKPDEYERILKLIGRVPTFTELGIFSAMWNEHCSYKSSRIHLKGLPTKAPWVIQGPGENAGVIDIGDGQAVVFKMESHNHPSYIEPYQGATTGVGGILRDVFTMGARPIACLNALSFGAPEHPKTRHLVSGVVAGVGGYGNSFGVPTVGGQVRFHTRYDGNILVNAMAVGLADTDKIFYAAASGVNMPIVYLGSKTGRDGIHGASMASAEFDDDSAEKRPTVQVGDPFAEKLLLEACLEIMEADCVIAIQDMGAAGLTCSAVEMGAKGDLGVDLDLDAVPTRETGMSAYEMMLSESQERMLMVLKPEKEKEAEAIFKKWGLDFAVVGYTTPSKRFVVKHGGDVMADLPIKELGDEAPLYDRPHVASALLPTVRAQDVKPPIGIMPALEKLIGSPELCSRRWVWEQYDHVILGNTVQRPGGDAAVVRVEDGPKGLAITVDVTPRYCEADPYQGGMQAVAEAWRNITAVGGRPLAITDNLNFGNPERPEIMGQFVGCLKGISEACRTLDFPVVSGNVSLYNETNGRGILPTPSIGGVGLLDDFTKSATLAFKAGGEAILLIGDTQGWLGQSVYLRDVCGREEGAPPPVDLAAEKRNGDVVRGMIHAGTATAVHDISDGGLLIALAEMAMAGGIGAQLVAAPGSIVPHAYWFGEDQARYIVTVPAAEAGLVLAKMKGAGVPCVRIGTTGGDSIAVAGETPVAVASLKSAFEHWLPAYMNGKG; this is encoded by the coding sequence ATGAACGAACCTCAGATCACCCCCGAACTCGTCGCCAGCCACGGTCTCAAGCCGGACGAGTATGAGCGCATCCTGAAACTGATCGGACGGGTGCCGACTTTCACCGAGCTCGGGATCTTCTCGGCGATGTGGAACGAGCACTGCTCGTACAAATCCTCGCGCATTCATCTGAAGGGGCTGCCGACCAAGGCGCCGTGGGTGATCCAGGGCCCGGGCGAGAACGCTGGCGTGATCGACATCGGCGACGGCCAGGCGGTCGTGTTCAAGATGGAGAGCCACAACCATCCGAGCTACATCGAGCCGTACCAGGGCGCGACCACCGGCGTCGGCGGTATTTTGCGCGACGTGTTCACGATGGGCGCGCGGCCGATCGCATGCCTCAACGCGCTCTCCTTTGGCGCGCCGGAACACCCGAAGACGCGCCATCTGGTGTCGGGCGTGGTCGCCGGTGTCGGCGGCTATGGCAATTCGTTTGGCGTGCCGACGGTCGGCGGGCAGGTGCGTTTCCACACCCGCTATGACGGCAACATCCTCGTCAACGCGATGGCGGTCGGCCTCGCCGATACCGACAAGATCTTTTATGCGGCGGCCTCCGGCGTGAACATGCCGATCGTCTATCTCGGCTCCAAGACCGGCCGCGACGGCATTCACGGTGCCTCGATGGCGTCGGCCGAGTTCGACGACGATTCCGCCGAGAAGCGCCCGACCGTGCAGGTCGGCGATCCCTTCGCGGAAAAGCTGTTGCTGGAAGCCTGCCTCGAAATCATGGAAGCCGATTGCGTGATCGCGATCCAGGACATGGGCGCGGCGGGCCTGACCTGTTCGGCGGTCGAGATGGGCGCCAAGGGCGATCTCGGCGTCGACCTCGATCTCGACGCGGTGCCGACGCGCGAGACCGGCATGAGCGCCTACGAGATGATGCTCTCGGAAAGCCAGGAGCGCATGCTCATGGTGCTCAAGCCCGAAAAGGAAAAAGAGGCCGAGGCGATCTTCAAGAAGTGGGGCCTGGATTTTGCGGTGGTCGGCTACACCACGCCGAGCAAGCGTTTCGTGGTCAAGCATGGCGGCGACGTCATGGCCGACCTGCCGATCAAGGAACTCGGCGACGAGGCGCCGCTCTATGACCGCCCGCATGTGGCATCGGCGTTGTTGCCGACGGTTCGCGCGCAGGACGTCAAGCCGCCGATCGGAATCATGCCGGCGCTGGAAAAGCTGATCGGCTCGCCGGAACTGTGTTCGCGGCGCTGGGTCTGGGAGCAGTACGACCACGTCATTCTCGGCAATACCGTGCAGCGCCCCGGTGGCGACGCCGCGGTGGTGCGCGTCGAGGACGGCCCGAAGGGGCTCGCGATCACCGTCGACGTGACGCCGCGCTATTGCGAAGCCGATCCGTATCAAGGCGGCATGCAGGCCGTCGCCGAGGCCTGGCGCAACATCACGGCTGTCGGCGGACGGCCGCTTGCCATCACCGACAACCTCAATTTCGGCAATCCGGAGCGGCCCGAAATCATGGGCCAGTTCGTCGGTTGCCTGAAGGGCATTTCGGAAGCCTGCCGCACGCTCGACTTCCCGGTCGTGTCCGGCAACGTCTCGCTCTACAACGAGACCAACGGCCGCGGGATTCTGCCGACGCCCTCGATCGGCGGTGTCGGCCTGCTCGACGATTTCACCAAGTCGGCGACGCTGGCCTTCAAGGCTGGTGGCGAAGCGATCCTGCTGATCGGCGACACCCAGGGCTGGCTCGGACAGTCGGTTTACCTGCGCGACGTCTGCGGTCGCGAAGAGGGCGCACCGCCACCGGTCGATCTCGCCGCCGAAAAGCGCAACGGCGATGTGGTGCGCGGCATGATCCACGCCGGTACTGCGACCGCGGTGCATGACATCTCTGACGGCGGGCTTCTGATCGCGCTGGCGGAGATGGCGATGGCTGGCGGAATCGGCGCGCAGTTGGTGGCGGCGCCGGGTTCGATCGTGCCGCATGCTTACTGGTTCGGCGAGGACCAGGCCCGCTACATCGTGACGGTGCCGGCCGCGGAAGCAGGCCTGGTGCTCGCCAAGATGAAGGGGGCCGGCGTGCCCTGCGTCCGCATCGGCACGACTGGAGGGGATTCAATTGCGGTCGCCGGCGAAACACCGGTTGCGGTGGCCTCGCTCAAGTCGGCGTTCGAGCACTGGCTGCCGGCCTATATGAACGGGAAGGGTTAG
- a CDS encoding PaaI family thioesterase: MNEVPKNAFRQRPDLHTETEGEFKGWRTWTRDSFETHNGPFWHRMDENGKVQCAFRVEQKHLNGMRNVHGGAFMSFADYCLFAIASSHLEGPGVTIGFACEFLDAAREGELIECDGEVTRAGGSLIFLRGTLKSGDRSLFTFSGTIKRVKRKPRTDASAVAT; the protein is encoded by the coding sequence GTGAACGAAGTCCCCAAAAACGCATTCCGCCAACGCCCCGATCTGCACACCGAAACCGAGGGGGAATTCAAGGGTTGGCGGACCTGGACCCGCGACAGTTTCGAGACCCATAACGGCCCGTTCTGGCACCGGATGGACGAAAACGGCAAGGTGCAGTGCGCCTTTCGGGTCGAGCAGAAGCACCTCAACGGCATGCGCAACGTCCATGGCGGCGCCTTCATGTCGTTCGCCGACTATTGCCTGTTCGCGATCGCCTCGTCCCACCTCGAGGGTCCCGGCGTCACGATCGGCTTTGCCTGCGAATTCCTCGATGCGGCCCGCGAGGGCGAATTGATCGAATGTGACGGCGAAGTCACCCGCGCCGGCGGCTCGCTGATCTTTTTGCGCGGGACACTGAAATCCGGCGACCGTTCCCTGTTCACCTTTTCCGGCACCATCAAGCGGGTGAAGCGGAAGCCGCGGACGGACGCCAGCGCCGTTGCCACCTGA
- a CDS encoding DMT family transporter, with translation MPPDAPQVHRGWRDYALLLALACCWSSTYPLTKIGLGSIPPITFISARSLIAAAFLLAILSARGLRIPTDIRAWKLFAFQQTINSTIPFLMITWAQQYVPAAPTVVLASTTPIFAFLITWGITRHEPATLLKLTGAMLGLAGTAVIIGLDALGGLSSNLFAEMVILLATVSFACATIFGLRLSDYDPMVVAAGSLLFGGTLLLPVALVVEHPWTLHPTREALIAVTSMGIFSSALGLMLFYMCLGRLGTLTTNAQGYLRIPIGVGLSVLLLGETVPPNLALGLVLVMAGVAAMTIPAARYRKWIGRLRGK, from the coding sequence TTGCCACCTGATGCGCCACAGGTCCATCGCGGCTGGCGCGACTACGCGCTGCTGCTCGCATTGGCGTGCTGCTGGAGTTCGACCTATCCGCTGACAAAAATCGGGCTCGGCTCGATCCCGCCGATCACCTTCATCTCGGCGCGTTCGCTGATCGCGGCAGCTTTCCTGCTCGCGATCCTGTCCGCGCGCGGCTTGCGGATCCCGACCGACATCAGGGCGTGGAAGCTGTTCGCGTTCCAGCAGACCATCAATTCGACGATTCCGTTTCTGATGATCACCTGGGCGCAGCAATATGTGCCGGCGGCACCCACCGTGGTGCTGGCCTCGACGACGCCGATCTTCGCATTCCTGATCACCTGGGGCATCACACGGCACGAGCCGGCGACGTTGCTCAAACTCACCGGTGCGATGCTGGGCCTTGCCGGCACCGCCGTGATCATCGGTCTCGATGCGCTGGGCGGGCTCTCCAGCAATTTGTTTGCCGAAATGGTGATCCTGCTTGCCACCGTCTCGTTCGCCTGCGCGACCATCTTCGGATTGCGGCTGTCGGACTACGATCCGATGGTGGTCGCGGCCGGATCGCTGCTGTTCGGCGGCACGCTGCTATTGCCGGTCGCACTCGTCGTCGAGCACCCGTGGACCCTGCACCCGACGCGCGAGGCCCTGATCGCCGTCACCTCGATGGGCATCTTCTCCAGCGCGCTCGGACTGATGCTGTTCTACATGTGCCTCGGCCGGCTCGGCACGCTGACCACCAACGCGCAAGGCTACTTGCGGATTCCGATCGGCGTCGGCCTTTCGGTGCTGCTGCTCGGCGAAACCGTGCCGCCCAATCTCGCGCTCGGCCTCGTGCTGGTCATGGCCGGCGTCGCCGCCATGACCATTCCGGCCGCTCGCTACCGCAAGTGGATCGGCCGGTTGCGCGGCAAATAG
- a CDS encoding nitroreductase family protein: MDTIEAIHGRRSVRSYDSRAVDRDLIESVISDAAQAPPPFRGSNPVAFNVITGVERIAAYGDRAMDHARRHRPGEGHWDWIDRPGFKIFWDAPALIIISGPVGDCHRAGQNLMLSAHARGLGTCWVGSPMLWLGTPEVRAELGIPTELTPVAVLCLGYPVAVPDAVPREPPRIIWVVENAN; this comes from the coding sequence ATGGACACCATTGAAGCGATCCACGGGCGGCGTTCGGTCCGGTCCTACGATTCCAGAGCAGTCGACCGCGATCTCATCGAAAGCGTGATCTCAGACGCGGCGCAGGCGCCGCCGCCGTTCCGCGGTTCGAATCCGGTTGCTTTCAACGTCATTACAGGCGTCGAACGTATCGCAGCCTATGGCGACCGCGCCATGGATCACGCGCGGCGTCATCGCCCGGGCGAAGGCCACTGGGACTGGATCGACCGGCCCGGTTTCAAGATTTTTTGGGATGCGCCGGCGCTCATCATCATTTCCGGACCGGTAGGAGATTGCCACCGCGCCGGTCAGAACCTGATGCTGTCGGCGCATGCGCGCGGATTGGGAACATGCTGGGTCGGTTCACCGATGCTCTGGCTCGGCACACCGGAGGTGCGCGCCGAACTCGGCATTCCCACCGAACTGACACCGGTCGCGGTGCTGTGCCTCGGTTATCCCGTCGCGGTTCCGGACGCGGTGCCACGCGAACCGCCCCGTATCATCTGGGTTGTCGAAAACGCGAATTAA
- a CDS encoding tripartite tricarboxylate transporter substrate-binding protein: MKKTRQKNKLLARLAVALAVLSFATAAHAQDFPKHPLTMIVPFAAGGTSDVIARAVAEEMGKALGQPVVIENVAGAGGSTALARAARADADGYTIAIGNAGTSAATYTIYPKLPFTPDSFAPIAMVAKTFGVVALRKDFPAKNLQEFIAYAKNNPGKINFGHAGIGSSNFLICKSFVQAAGIDVTLVGYRGAAPALTDAIGGQIDGVCDAAASVSQAIDDKLVRGLVVGSTVRLATLPDLPTSAEASLPEFEAQGWNGLFAPKGTPPAIIEKLNAAAKTAVESEPVKKRFYDLSTVAPDANEHTPDVLGQLVTRDVEKYRKLLEEKK; the protein is encoded by the coding sequence GTGAAGAAAACGCGTCAAAAAAATAAACTTCTCGCCAGACTGGCGGTCGCGCTTGCGGTGCTGTCGTTCGCGACCGCCGCGCATGCGCAGGATTTTCCAAAGCATCCCCTCACCATGATCGTGCCGTTCGCGGCCGGCGGCACCTCGGATGTGATCGCGCGCGCGGTCGCCGAGGAGATGGGCAAGGCGCTGGGGCAGCCGGTCGTGATCGAGAATGTCGCGGGCGCCGGCGGCTCGACCGCGCTGGCACGGGCTGCGCGCGCCGACGCGGACGGTTACACCATCGCGATCGGCAACGCCGGCACCAGTGCGGCGACCTATACGATCTATCCGAAACTGCCGTTTACGCCGGATTCGTTTGCGCCCATTGCCATGGTGGCAAAGACCTTCGGCGTCGTCGCGCTGCGCAAGGATTTTCCGGCCAAGAACCTGCAGGAATTCATCGCCTATGCGAAGAACAATCCCGGCAAGATCAATTTCGGCCACGCCGGTATCGGCTCGTCGAACTTCCTGATCTGCAAGAGTTTCGTGCAGGCCGCCGGCATCGACGTCACGCTGGTTGGCTATCGCGGCGCAGCACCTGCGCTGACGGATGCGATCGGCGGGCAGATCGACGGCGTCTGCGATGCGGCCGCCTCGGTGTCCCAGGCGATCGACGACAAACTGGTCAGGGGCCTCGTCGTCGGTTCGACCGTGCGGCTTGCGACCTTGCCCGATCTGCCGACGTCGGCGGAAGCGAGCCTGCCGGAATTCGAGGCGCAAGGCTGGAATGGCCTGTTCGCGCCAAAGGGAACGCCGCCGGCGATCATCGAGAAACTGAACGCGGCGGCGAAGACGGCGGTCGAAAGCGAGCCGGTGAAGAAACGCTTCTACGACCTCTCCACCGTCGCCCCCGACGCCAACGAGCACACGCCCGACGTGCTCGGGCAGTTGGTGACCCGAGACGTCGAGAAATACCGCAAGCTGCTGGAAGAGAAGAAATAG
- the purQ gene encoding phosphoribosylformylglycinamidine synthase subunit PurQ, producing the protein MKSAVLVFPGINRERDMARALKLASGHESAMVWHAETALPKGTDLVVVPGGFSYGDYLRCGAIAARAPVMDAVRAFAAEGGLVLGVCNGFQILCEAGLLPGVLMRNARLKFICKDVHLRVERSDTPFTRGYNAGQVIRVPVAHGEGNYEADEETIKRLEGEGRVLYRYCSPEGVVDEASNINGAADSIAGIVNERGNVLGMMPHPENHVEDIMGCTDGRGLFAGLVAHLEKAA; encoded by the coding sequence ATGAAATCTGCCGTTCTCGTTTTTCCCGGAATCAATCGCGAGCGCGACATGGCGCGCGCGCTCAAGCTGGCATCGGGCCATGAGTCCGCGATGGTCTGGCATGCCGAGACCGCGCTGCCCAAGGGTACCGACCTCGTCGTGGTGCCCGGCGGGTTTTCCTATGGCGACTATCTGCGCTGCGGCGCGATCGCCGCGCGCGCGCCCGTGATGGACGCGGTGCGGGCGTTTGCTGCCGAAGGCGGCCTCGTGCTCGGGGTCTGCAACGGTTTTCAGATCCTCTGCGAAGCCGGCCTGCTGCCCGGCGTGCTGATGCGCAACGCGCGGCTGAAATTCATCTGCAAGGACGTGCATCTGCGGGTCGAACGCTCCGACACGCCGTTCACGCGCGGCTACAATGCCGGCCAGGTCATCCGCGTGCCGGTCGCCCATGGCGAAGGCAACTACGAAGCGGATGAAGAAACGATCAAGCGGCTGGAAGGCGAGGGGCGGGTGCTCTACCGCTACTGCTCGCCGGAGGGCGTGGTCGACGAGGCCTCCAACATCAACGGCGCCGCGGATTCGATCGCCGGCATCGTCAACGAGCGCGGCAATGTGCTCGGCATGATGCCGCATCCGGAAAACCACGTCGAAGACATCATGGGCTGCACCGACGGCCGCGGCCTGTTTGCGGGCCTCGTCGCGCACCTGGAAAAAGCCGCGTGA
- the purS gene encoding phosphoribosylformylglycinamidine synthase subunit PurS produces MKARVTVTLKSGILDPQGKAIEGALKSLGVDGVASVRQGKVFDIELSGSDKAKAEAALKAAADKLLANTVIENYRVELL; encoded by the coding sequence ATGAAAGCACGCGTTACCGTTACGTTGAAGTCCGGCATTCTCGATCCGCAGGGCAAAGCCATCGAAGGCGCGCTGAAATCGCTCGGCGTCGACGGCGTCGCCAGCGTGCGTCAGGGCAAGGTGTTCGACATCGAACTCTCCGGCTCCGACAAGGCCAAGGCGGAGGCAGCGCTGAAAGCCGCCGCCGACAAGCTGCTGGCCAACACCGTGATCGAGAATTACCGAGTCGAACTTCTCTAG